The segment GGGTAAAAGCCGGGAGATTGCCTTATCAATGATCAACCACATGTTTGGTCATTTAAAATTGCAAACCGGCAGTAAAGAAAGCATTCATTATTTCAAAGAAGGGAGAAGAATTGGTATAGAAATCGGCAATGCCTTTCGGGTTACTGTTGCCGATATGGTGCTGGCCACAAATTACTTACAGTTAAACCAGCCGGATTCTGCATTGCTATATGCAAATGAAGGTGAAGTGTGGGGCATTCGTGGCGGTATTTCAAAATACCTTTCTAATATTTATTCTGTTATAGGAGATATTTATTGGCAAAAACGACTTGACAGCATGGCATTGAATTATTATCACAAGTCGCTTCAATATGCCATCCCGGAAGCAAACTTTACTGTTGTTGCCGGTGTATATGAAAGCCTCACTAACTACTACAAAACAAAGAGCAATGCCGATTCATCGCTGCATTATGCAGCTAAAACCCTTGCAGTAGTTGAATCACTTGGCGGTGTTACTACCTTCTGGTCCAGAGACATAAACCTTGGTAAAGTGTACCAGAATCTTGCTATGGCCTATTCACTAAAAAGAAATACCGACAGCAGCAACAAATATCTTCAACTTGCAATTACGGTGAAGGATAGTTTAACAACCAATAAATTAAGCAGACTTTCGGCCTTTCAACGTTTAATATTAGATGAACAGATGCGGTTGCAGGAAGAAGAAAAGAAGCGAACAGAAGCCGAAAACAAACGAAGGATGTATATTTTGTTTGCAGGTATTGGGGTGGCCATGATTATCATTTTGCTGATCTATCGCAACAACCGGCAAAAACAGAAAGCCTATACTCTGTTGCAAATGCAAAAAGCTGAGACCGATTTGCAGAAAGAAAAAGCTGATGCTGCTTTGCAGGAACTGAAATCTACACAATCGCAACTCATCCAATCAGAAAAAATGGCCAGCCTTGGTGAGCTCACCGCAGGTATTGCTCATGAAATTCAAAACCCATTGAACTTCGTCAACAATTTCAGTGAAGTAAGTAATGAATTGATTGATGAAATGAATGAAGAATTAACGAAAGGAGATATTGAAGAAGCAAAAGCGATTGCGAATGATGTAAAACAAAACCTGGAAAAAATCAATCATCACGGTAAGCGGGCCGATGCTATTGTAAAAGGAATGTTGCAACACAGCCGCAGCAGCAGCGGCGTAAAAGAGCCAACAGATATTAATGTATTGGCAGATGAATATTTACGGTTAGCTTATCACGGTCTTCGTGCAAAAGACAAATCGTTCAATGCAACGATGAAAACAGATTTTGATGTAACCATCGGCAACATCAACATCATTCCGCAGGATATTGGAAGAGTCATTTTGAATTTAATTACCAATGCGTTTTATGCTGTGGATGAAAAATCGAGGCAAAATATTGCCGGTTATCAACCAACTGTTACCGTTACAACAAGTTCGATTCAGCCCCCTTCAAGGGGTCGGGGTGTTCAAATAAAAGTATCTGACAATGGGGGTGGCATTCCGCAAAAAGTACTGGATAAAATATTTCAACCCTTCTTCACCACCAAGCCAACGGGGCAAGGAACAGGATTGGGATTGAGTTTGAGTTATGATATTGTAAAAGCACATGGTGGAGAGTTGAAAGTTGAAACAAGAGATGGTGAAGGAAGTGAGTTTATTATTCAATTACCAATTAATACGACCAACGGATGAACGTAACTCCAGCACTAAAAGAAGAATTGGCTAATTGGCTTGATACCTATTGGACCACTTATTTAAAAGGTGATATCGAAACATGGTCAACATTCATTCGTGACGATTACCGGAATATAGGAGGAACGAAAGAAGAGATTTGGAACAGTAAACAGGAAATTATTGATTACACCAACAGCATCCTGGATCAAATGCTGGGCACAGTTGATATACGTAATCGTAAAGTAGAGTTGATCCCTTATGGCGAATACATGATGGTGCATGAATTCACCGATCTGTTTGTGAAAATTGAAGGCGAATGGACATTCTATGGTCCTTTTCGAATGTCAACCTTATTAGAAAAAACAGAAACCGGATGGATCGCTTTACATCAACATGGTTCCTATCCCGATATGAAAGCAATGGAGGGAGAAGCGTTTTCCATTGACGCATTAAAGGCAGAAAATGCAAAGTTGCAGGCAGCAGTGAAAAGCCGCACTGTTGAATTGGAAATTGAAACTGCCCTAGAAAAAGTAAGAGCTGAAGCAATGGGCATGAACAAACCCGATGACATTCTTGCGATCTGTAAAATAATGTTCACAGAATTGCAATCACTCGGTTTCTCCCAATTAAGAAATACGCTGATCAATTTTTGGGATGATGAAAGCAATTCACTAATTGATTATGATTATTCAGACGAAACAGGAGGAAATAAAGCCATCCTATCATACAGCAGTCATCCTGTGTTTGAGGAATTCCAGAAAACTATCAAAAACTCAAAGGATGCATTTGCTGAACTGATTGTAACAAATGAGCAATTGGAAAGCTGGAAACAACGGCGAAGAGATAGTGGTGAATACGAAGATCCACGGCTGAATAATATTACTGCACTTTACTATTATTTCTATTCCATTGAAGTGGGCGCTATCGGCATTTCAACATTCAGTCCTATTACAGAAGAACAACTGAATGTACTGAAGCGATTCAGAAATGTGTTTGACTTTGCGTACCGCCGTTATGCAGATGTGGCGCAGGCCGAAGCACAGGCCAGAGAAGCAGAAATAGAATTGGCATTGGAAAGAGTGCGTGCAAGAACAATGGCTATGCAACGCAGTGAAGAGTTGGTGGATGTTGCCACTGTTTTATTCCAGCAGGTAAAAGGGTTGGGAGTTCCTCAATGGAATTGTGGGTTTAATATCTGGAACATCGGTGATAAGGAGTTTACGTATTACCCCGGAAGCCCTGATGGTATCATATCTCCTTCGCCCTGCAAAATTCCATTAACTGAACATCCGGTTTTTAAGCGTTTCGATGAATCGAGAAGACGAGGAGAAGAACTTTTAGTATTTGAAAAAGAAGGCGAAGAACAGACGGATCATTACAGGTATATGCTTTCGCTTCCCGGAGTGGGTGATTTGCTGCAAAGTATGCTGGATGCCGGCTTTGAGTTACCCAAATTTCAAATTGATCACCTTGCCAATTTCGCATATGGTAACCTGATATTTATTACCTACGAGCATTTCCCAAAAATGCATGATGTGTTTAAACGCTTTGCAAAAGTATTTGAACAGACTTACACAAGATTTTTGGACTTACAAAAAGCAGAAGCTCAGGCAAGAGAATCACAAATTGAAGCTGCATTGGAAAGGGTGAGAAGCCGTTCCATGGGTATGCAAAAAAGTGAAGAACTGAAAGAAGTCATTAAAATTGTTTACCAGCAGCTCAGGCATTTAAACATTCATCTTGACCATGCCGGCTTTGTTGTTGACTATAAGCCGAAAGGCGATTGGTATTTCTGGATCGCTGATGAGCAGGACATTCCTTCTAAAATAACACATCCATATTTTGATTCTGTTTGGGCCAATCAATTTAATGAAGCAAAAGAAAAAGGAATAGATTTCTTTGCCACTCATTTAAATTTTGAAGAAAAGAACAAATTTTATAGAGAGCTTCTATCCTTCGTTCCCGGTTTACCGGAAGCATCAAAAGATTTTTATTTAAACTGCCCCGCTCTTGCAGCATCAACTGTGTTGTTAGAAAATGTTGCCCTGTATATCGAAAATTTTTCAGGCAATCCTTATACCGATGATGAAAACAATACGCTCTTGCGTTTTGGAAAAGTGTTTCAACAAACCTATACCCGTTTCCTCGATCTGCAAAAAGCAGAAGCACAGGCAAGAGAGGCAAAAATTGAAACGGCACTGGAAAGAGTAAGATCCCGGAGCCTGGCCATGCATCACTCATCAGAGTTATCTGCTGTGGTTGATACACTTCTCAGGGAGTTTACGAATCTTGAATTTACGCTTACCTTCTGTATCATCAACCTGATAGATGAGCAAGACAAGAGCAATACAGTTTGGGCAGCTAACCCCGAAACGGGAAAGGACCCTGAATCCTATTACATGAAATTCGAAGATTATCCTTTTCATGATGCGATGTGGGATGCATGGAAAGAACAGAAGAAAAATTTTATCTATACCATAGAGGGAGAAGAGAAAAAAATCTATGATGAATACCTTTATACAAAGACGGAATTCCGGCGTTTCCCAACACATGTTCAGCAAGCGAATAGAGCTCTGAAAAGATATGTGGCGGGTTTTACATTCTTCAAGTATAGCGGACTCCAAACAGTGAGTGAAAACTCGATATCAAACGAAGAATTGAATATTCTTGAACGTTTCGGCAAAGTTTTCGAGCAATCCTACACCCGCTTTCTAGATCTGCAAAAAGCAGAAGCACAGGCAAAAGAAGCACAGATAGAAGCAGCATTGGAAAGAGTGAGAAGCAGGAGTATGGCTATGCACAAAAGCGATGAGTTGCTCGAAGCTGGTGAAATACTTTTTTTAGAAATGCAAAAGCTCGGCATTGAAATCCTAACGGCCGGTTATGTATTAATAGATGAGGAAGAAAAGAATGGATTGAATTACACACCTCATCCGGGTACAAAAAAAATAATGCCAGTGCCTGTGATCATTCCGCATAATGAAACTATTCATATGCAACAGGTGGTGGAGAACTGGAAAAAAGGAAATTCTTTTTTCATTGTTGAAATGGATGAAAACGAAACGATCAAACACCAAACGTTTATTGCCGAACGAAGTACAAATTTTCCGTTAAGCGCAGCGGAACTGATTGCCATTTCGCCCGCAAAATTATTTCTGCATAATTTTTATTTTAAGGAAGGGTATATATTGATCGTTGGCGGCACAAAATTATCTGCGGAGCAAACAGATATTATGTTGCGTTTTGCGAAAGTATTTCAACAAACTTATACCCGTTTTCTTGATCTGCAGAAAGCAGAAGCACAGGCAAGAGAAGCTAAAATTGAAGCTGCTCTCGAAAAAGCAAGGTCACGAACAATGGGTATGCAATCCAGTGATGAATTGCCTGAGGTAGCCAACGTATTATTTTTGGAAGTGCAGGGATTGGGTATTCCTGCCTGGAGCTGCGGTTATAATATTCTAGCTGAGGATAAAACATCTGCTATCTGCTGTATGAGTAGTGAAGGAACATTACAAACACCGTTTAAGCTTCGGCTGTTTGGTGAAGCTTCCTTTGCTGAAATGGGTGATTTCATTCGTAGTGCACAAACAATGTTGGTGCAGGAACTCGGTGGTAAGGCATTGGAAGAACACTATGACTATATGAAATCCTTTCCCGATTTAAAACCCACGTTTGATCAGATCGACGAACTGGGACTATCGCTACCTACGTATCAGATCAACCATCTCTGTAAATTCACGCAAGGTTTTCTGCTGTTCATCACCTATGAAAAAGTTCCTGACTCACATGACATTTTTAAACGCTTCACAAAAGTATTCGAACAAACCTATACCCGTTTTCTCGATTTGAAAAGGGCAGAATCGCAGGCACGCCAGGCAAAAATTGAAACGGCATTGGAGAAAGTACGTGCAAGGGCCCTGGCTATGCAAGAGCCCGAAGAATTGATAGAAGTGGCTGAAGTACTTCGCCATGAAATGGGTTTGTTAGGTGTAGAAGAACTGGAGACCTGCAGCATTTTTATTCATGATGAAACAATTGACCGAACAGAATGCTGGTATGCGTTGAAAGACAGCAGGTCGGAGGAAAAGAAATTAGTCAGTGATCATTTTCCGCTGCAACTGCACGACACATGGGTAGGAAGAGAGATGGAAAAATTTTATAGCTCCGATGCAAAACAGGTATCCGTTCTGATGCAGGGAGCCAACCGGAAAGAATGGATCAACTACTGCGAAGAACAATCCATTTCATTACAGGGATATTATGGAGAGAGTATACCCGACAGAACCTACCATCTCTATAAATTCTCACATGGCGCCATTGGAGCTGCATCAGCCGGCGACATATCTTCTGAAAGCTGGGACCTTTTACAACGGGCTGCTTCTGTTTTCTCATTGGCCTATTCAAGGTTTAAGGATTTAACACAGGCAAGGTTTGACT is part of the Lacibacter sediminis genome and harbors:
- a CDS encoding sensor histidine kinase: MKQLIIILLFVSVSLAVKAQQTLPDSLKISFQEAPNDSVRFKVSRAIYTFYEETNRDSALHYAELRYAIAKKYNRPIEEAHTQGQIAYQQIYLGRFSEALTNLTEAMQIALKSKNTATWELTPFITPGKSREIALSMINHMFGHLKLQTGSKESIHYFKEGRRIGIEIGNAFRVTVADMVLATNYLQLNQPDSALLYANEGEVWGIRGGISKYLSNIYSVIGDIYWQKRLDSMALNYYHKSLQYAIPEANFTVVAGVYESLTNYYKTKSNADSSLHYAAKTLAVVESLGGVTTFWSRDINLGKVYQNLAMAYSLKRNTDSSNKYLQLAITVKDSLTTNKLSRLSAFQRLILDEQMRLQEEEKKRTEAENKRRMYILFAGIGVAMIIILLIYRNNRQKQKAYTLLQMQKAETDLQKEKADAALQELKSTQSQLIQSEKMASLGELTAGIAHEIQNPLNFVNNFSEVSNELIDEMNEELTKGDIEEAKAIANDVKQNLEKINHHGKRADAIVKGMLQHSRSSSGVKEPTDINVLADEYLRLAYHGLRAKDKSFNATMKTDFDVTIGNINIIPQDIGRVILNLITNAFYAVDEKSRQNIAGYQPTVTVTTSSIQPPSRGRGVQIKVSDNGGGIPQKVLDKIFQPFFTTKPTGQGTGLGLSLSYDIVKAHGGELKVETRDGEGSEFIIQLPINTTNG
- a CDS encoding ATP-binding protein, with amino-acid sequence MNVTPALKEELANWLDTYWTTYLKGDIETWSTFIRDDYRNIGGTKEEIWNSKQEIIDYTNSILDQMLGTVDIRNRKVELIPYGEYMMVHEFTDLFVKIEGEWTFYGPFRMSTLLEKTETGWIALHQHGSYPDMKAMEGEAFSIDALKAENAKLQAAVKSRTVELEIETALEKVRAEAMGMNKPDDILAICKIMFTELQSLGFSQLRNTLINFWDDESNSLIDYDYSDETGGNKAILSYSSHPVFEEFQKTIKNSKDAFAELIVTNEQLESWKQRRRDSGEYEDPRLNNITALYYYFYSIEVGAIGISTFSPITEEQLNVLKRFRNVFDFAYRRYADVAQAEAQAREAEIELALERVRARTMAMQRSEELVDVATVLFQQVKGLGVPQWNCGFNIWNIGDKEFTYYPGSPDGIISPSPCKIPLTEHPVFKRFDESRRRGEELLVFEKEGEEQTDHYRYMLSLPGVGDLLQSMLDAGFELPKFQIDHLANFAYGNLIFITYEHFPKMHDVFKRFAKVFEQTYTRFLDLQKAEAQARESQIEAALERVRSRSMGMQKSEELKEVIKIVYQQLRHLNIHLDHAGFVVDYKPKGDWYFWIADEQDIPSKITHPYFDSVWANQFNEAKEKGIDFFATHLNFEEKNKFYRELLSFVPGLPEASKDFYLNCPALAASTVLLENVALYIENFSGNPYTDDENNTLLRFGKVFQQTYTRFLDLQKAEAQAREAKIETALERVRSRSLAMHHSSELSAVVDTLLREFTNLEFTLTFCIINLIDEQDKSNTVWAANPETGKDPESYYMKFEDYPFHDAMWDAWKEQKKNFIYTIEGEEKKIYDEYLYTKTEFRRFPTHVQQANRALKRYVAGFTFFKYSGLQTVSENSISNEELNILERFGKVFEQSYTRFLDLQKAEAQAKEAQIEAALERVRSRSMAMHKSDELLEAGEILFLEMQKLGIEILTAGYVLIDEEEKNGLNYTPHPGTKKIMPVPVIIPHNETIHMQQVVENWKKGNSFFIVEMDENETIKHQTFIAERSTNFPLSAAELIAISPAKLFLHNFYFKEGYILIVGGTKLSAEQTDIMLRFAKVFQQTYTRFLDLQKAEAQAREAKIEAALEKARSRTMGMQSSDELPEVANVLFLEVQGLGIPAWSCGYNILAEDKTSAICCMSSEGTLQTPFKLRLFGEASFAEMGDFIRSAQTMLVQELGGKALEEHYDYMKSFPDLKPTFDQIDELGLSLPTYQINHLCKFTQGFLLFITYEKVPDSHDIFKRFTKVFEQTYTRFLDLKRAESQARQAKIETALEKVRARALAMQEPEELIEVAEVLRHEMGLLGVEELETCSIFIHDETIDRTECWYALKDSRSEEKKLVSDHFPLQLHDTWVGREMEKFYSSDAKQVSVLMQGANRKEWINYCEEQSISLQGYYGESIPDRTYHLYKFSHGAIGAASAGDISSESWDLLQRAASVFSLAYSRFKDLTQARFDLQRLKEEKQKAETALSELQTTQKQLIQSEKMASLGELTAGIAHEIQNPLNFVNNFSEVSKELLDEMKEAIDKGDTEEAKEIMQDLIQNLEKINHHGKRADGIVKGMLQHSRSSSGQKEPNDINALTDEYFRLAYHGLRAKDKSFNASLKTDYDESIGKVNIVPQDMGRVILNLITNAFYVVNEKSKQGIEGYEPTVSVSTKKIGDKVLISVTDNGNGIPQKVFDKIFQPFFTTKPTGQGTGLGLSLSYDIVKAHGGELKVETKENEGTSFIIQLHTKEN